TTCAAACGACATTCCTCGATTCCGGCCTTCCATGGCCCGGAGTCATCCTTCACCCCGAAAGAGAGTGCGAGGTGGCGCGATGTTAGGGAGGGATGTGCGCGCGATCTATGGAAGGATTCTGAAAAATCCGTCGGATGATGCGTCGTGCCGTCAGTCGGCCACGCGTTCGCCCGCGATCCAGCTTTGGCGCAACAGGGTTCCGCCGATCCAGTAACACAATTCCGGCAGATGGCCCACGTTCCACGCGACGAGATCGGCGCGCTGGCCGACGGCGAGCGTGCCGCGATCGTCCAGGCCCAATGCGCGTGCGGCGTGCTGGGTCGCGCCGCGCAGGGCCTCTTCGGGCGTGAGTCGGAACAGCGTGCATGCCATGCCCATGGCGAGGCGAAGCGAAAGCAGCGGCGAGGTGCCGGGATTGAGGTCGGTGGCGACGGCCATCGGCACGCCGTGTTCGCGGAACGCGGCGACCGGAGGCGGCCGCGTGTCGCGCAGCGCGTAATACGCGCCGGGCAGCAGCACGGCCACGGTGCCGGCCCGCGCCATCGCCTCGACGCCGTCGACGCTGGTCCATTCCAGGTGATCGGCGGAAAGGCCACCGTAGCGCGCGACCAGAGCCGCGCCGCCGAGATCGGACAGTTGTTCGGCATGCAGCTTGACGGGCAGGCCCAGCGACGCGGCCTTCGCGAACAGCCGCTCGGTTTCCTCGTGGGTGAAGCCGATGCCTTCGCAGAAGGCGTCCACCGCGTCGACGAGGCCCTCGTCGGCGAGCGAGGGCAGCATGGTGTCGCAGACGAGGGCCACGTAGTCGTCGCGGCGGCCGGCGTATTCCGGCGGCAACGCATGCAGGCCGAGGAAACTGGTGCGCACGTCCAGGCCCAGCGTTTCGCCGATGCGTCGCGCCACGCGCAGCATGCGCCGCTCGGCGTCGGGTTCCAGGCCGTAGCCGGACTTGATTTCGACGGTGGTGACCCCGTCGGCCTTCAGTGCCCGCGCACGCGGCAACGACTGGCGAAGGAGTTCGTCCTCGCCCGCCGCGCGTGTGGCGCGCACGCTGGAGACGATGCCCCCGCCGGCGCGCGCGATCTCTTCGTAGGTGGCGCCTTCCAGTCGCCGTTCGAACTCGCGCGCGCGGTCGCCGCCGAACACGAGGTGCGTATGGCAGTCGATCAGTCCGGGGGTGATCCAGCTGCCCGGCATCGATTCGACGCGGTGCGAGAGCGCATCGGGCGCGCCCGGCAGGTCGGCGCGACGCCCCGCGAAGACGATGCGTCCGTCGCGCCAGCCGATCGCACCGTCTTCGATGGCGCCGTAGGGATGGCCGTTGTCGGTGAGCGTGGCGAGGCCGACGTCGACGAGCAGATGATCCCAGCGCGTATCGGCCGTCATGCCGATTCTTCCGGCCTGGGTTCACGGCGCAGGCGTTCTTCCTCGTACCGGTTGACGAGGTCTTCGGCCAACGCCTTGTAGACCGGTACGCGACAGACCAGCGCGGAAGTGGCCCGGGCGAGCAGGCAGGCCGCCATGATGGGCAGGGCCATCTGCCGGTTGGCGGTGAGTTCGAGCGAGATGACG
This window of the Luteibacter aegosomatis genome carries:
- the hutI gene encoding imidazolonepropionase → MTADTRWDHLLVDVGLATLTDNGHPYGAIEDGAIGWRDGRIVFAGRRADLPGAPDALSHRVESMPGSWITPGLIDCHTHLVFGGDRAREFERRLEGATYEEIARAGGGIVSSVRATRAAGEDELLRQSLPRARALKADGVTTVEIKSGYGLEPDAERRMLRVARRIGETLGLDVRTSFLGLHALPPEYAGRRDDYVALVCDTMLPSLADEGLVDAVDAFCEGIGFTHEETERLFAKAASLGLPVKLHAEQLSDLGGAALVARYGGLSADHLEWTSVDGVEAMARAGTVAVLLPGAYYALRDTRPPPVAAFREHGVPMAVATDLNPGTSPLLSLRLAMGMACTLFRLTPEEALRGATQHAARALGLDDRGTLAVGQRADLVAWNVGHLPELCYWIGGTLLRQSWIAGERVAD